One region of Azospirillum lipoferum 4B genomic DNA includes:
- a CDS encoding nucleotidyltransferase family protein → MRSEDALANIDVAVLAGGLGTRIRGVLGDTPKVLAPIAGRAFLGHLLDYLSTYGSRRVVLCLGHLADRVTAWLARGDSAGTIDVVCQIEPRPLGTAGALGYVRKELRSSTILVVNGDTFLDADLRAFVASHRLSGAEASVLCVTVEDASRFVRVEIGPDSRIRSFPAKAAGAGTINAGVYLFSAAFLDRFIAAGAVSLERDVLEKLPPGTLNAHVAKARFLDIGTPESLATAASVIAGRET, encoded by the coding sequence GTGCGGTCTGAGGACGCTCTTGCCAACATAGACGTCGCGGTGCTCGCCGGCGGGCTGGGCACGCGCATCCGGGGCGTTCTGGGCGATACGCCGAAGGTTCTGGCCCCCATCGCGGGCCGCGCCTTCCTCGGCCATCTGCTCGATTATTTGTCTACATACGGATCGCGCCGCGTGGTGCTGTGCCTCGGCCATCTGGCCGACCGGGTGACCGCCTGGCTCGCCCGCGGCGACTCGGCCGGCACCATCGACGTGGTCTGCCAGATCGAGCCGCGGCCGCTGGGCACCGCCGGGGCGCTGGGTTATGTCCGCAAGGAACTGCGCAGCAGCACCATCCTGGTGGTGAACGGCGATACCTTCCTGGATGCCGATCTGCGCGCCTTCGTCGCCTCGCACCGCCTGTCGGGGGCGGAGGCGTCGGTCCTGTGCGTGACGGTGGAGGATGCCTCCCGCTTCGTGCGGGTGGAGATCGGGCCGGACAGCCGTATCCGCAGCTTCCCGGCGAAGGCCGCGGGGGCCGGCACCATCAATGCCGGGGTCTACCTGTTCTCCGCCGCCTTCCTCGACCGCTTCATCGCGGCGGGGGCGGTCTCGCTGGAACGCGACGTGCTGGAGAAGCTGCCGCCCGGCACGCTGAACGCCCATGTCGCCAAGGCCCGCTTCCTCGACATCGGCACGCCGGAAAGCCTCGCCACCGCCGCCAGCGTCATCGCCGGCCGGGAAACCTGA